In the genome of Candidatus Woesearchaeota archaeon, the window TTTTTGCTCCTTATTGTCTGTCTATTTTTTATTACTGCTTGTGATATAGAAGATGGTGTGTATGATCATTTACAAAACCAAGAAGTAGGAACCTTACATAAAGTTGACTTTGTGAATGAAACAAATGATGAGGGGTCTGCTGATGAAAAAGGTGTTTTTGAACATTTACAAGAAAATCTTGCAAATGACTATTGTATGGGACGGTTTACAAAAGAAGAACAAGCATTCTTTGAACTTGAGCAACAAGCATACATAGAATTTAATCCAAATGTTTGCGATAAACTCCCTGTTGAACCATTAGTTTTTACTTGTGACGGACAAGAAATAATTTATTATAGTCAAGAGCGTTGTTATAGCTTTTTTATGGTTGATATGATAGAATGAACCAAGACACATTCGCGGTTTTATTTACTACGTTACGAAGGTATGTAAAAAACTTACCAACGCCAGTTGTAGAACTTATTAACGAGCGAACGGATGATGTCTTTAAAGTTTTAGTAACTACTATTCTTTCAGCACGAACAAAAGATCAAACAGTAACGCGTATTATTACTAATTTATTTACTCAAGTTCAAGTTGTAGATGATTTTGAAACATTAACTCTGAAACAAATTGAACAACTTATTTATCCAGTTGGTTTTTATCATAACAAAGCAAAGCAACTTAAAGAGCTTCCTTTAGTTTTAGAAAAAGAATTCAATGGCATAATTCCTTCTACTGTTGAAGAACTTATGAAGTTGCCAGGAGTGGGAAGAAAAACAGCGAATCTGGTTGTGGCTGTGGGTTTTAAAAAACCAGCAATATGTGTTGATACTCATGTACATCGTATCATGAATCGATTTGGTTATGTGAAAACAAAAACACCTTTTGCAACTGAAATGTCTCTTCGAAAAAAATTACCTTCTAACTATTGGCTAGATATTAATTGGATGCTTGTGTCTTTTGGACAACATCATTGCACGCCTATTAGCCCAAAATGTTCAACCTGTCCAGTACAAGAACAATGTGAGCAAGTAGGAGTGACTAGGAGTAGATAAACTGGGTTTCACAATACGGATTTAAAGAAATATGGTGAGTGAATATTTTTGAACATGGTGAAGAAAATCTGCATAAGTGAGTAGTATACTTTGATGCCTAAAGGAAGCAATAAAGCTTGGTTGTTGTTGACCTCGAAACACTACTATGTAGACTTATTTACCAAACGTTCGATTACGAGCTTTAAACTCATTCAGGCATTTGATAATATCTTCTTTTTCTAATTCGGGCCAAAATTTTTCTAAGAAAAACCATTCACTATACGTGCTTTGCCAAATAAGAAAATTACTCGTTCGAACATCACCGCCTGTTCTGATAATAAAATCAGGTTTATCTGGCATATATACATATTGATCAATTAAATCTTCATCAATTTGTGTGGGAAGAATTTTTCCTGCTTTAATGTCTTGAGCGATATTATGCACTGCATCAACGAGTTCTTCACGACCACCATAACCAAAACAAAAATTAAGCATGTAGGTATTATTATCTTTGGTATTCTCTTCTAATTCATGACACATCTGTTGAATATCTTCAGGAAATAAATCTAAACGACCAAGATAACGGACTTTTACTCCATCTTGTGTGATGCGAGGATCATCTTTGAGTTTATGATATGTTTTTCTAATAATATTCATTAAATAATCAAATTCATGTTTTGGACGATTAAAATTTTGCATAGAAAAGGTG includes:
- a CDS encoding endonuclease III, with the protein product MNQDTFAVLFTTLRRYVKNLPTPVVELINERTDDVFKVLVTTILSARTKDQTVTRIITNLFTQVQVVDDFETLTLKQIEQLIYPVGFYHNKAKQLKELPLVLEKEFNGIIPSTVEELMKLPGVGRKTANLVVAVGFKKPAICVDTHVHRIMNRFGYVKTKTPFATEMSLRKKLPSNYWLDINWMLVSFGQHHCTPISPKCSTCPVQEQCEQVGVTRSR
- the uppS gene encoding di-trans,poly-cis-decaprenylcistransferase; translation: MHIGMIMDGNRRFAKKLMKEPWKGHESGADKFEKVLLWCKELDIKELTLYTFSMQNFNRPKHEFDYLMNIIRKTYHKLKDDPRITQDGVKVRYLGRLDLFPEDIQQMCHELEENTKDNNTYMLNFCFGYGGREELVDAVHNIAQDIKAGKILPTQIDEDLIDQYVYMPDKPDFIIRTGGDVRTSNFLIWQSTYSEWFFLEKFWPELEKEDIIKCLNEFKARNRTFGK